TTTATGAATTTTTCAAGTAATGAAATAAATGAGATGTATTTAGATGTCCTGAGAGAGCTTGGGAACATTGGGACAGGAAATGCAATCTCTGCCCTTGCCATGATGATTGGAAGGCGCATTGATATGAAGGTGCCTGTTGTTAAAATGGTAGATTTGAAAGAAGTACCCGAGATTTTAGGTGGGGCAGAGATACCTGTTGTTGGTATACTTTTAAATGTTGAGGGTGATATAGACGGATTTATTATGCTTGTGATGTCGCAAGCATCAGCACACATTTTAGTAAATATGCTCCTTGGCACATCATTGAACGGCTATAGTGAATTTACAGATATTGAAAAATCTGCCCTCACTGAGATAGGAAACATCTTAGCTGGGGCATACCTGACAGCTTTGGCTTCATTAACAGGTTTTAAGATGATTCAGTCTGTTCCACAGCTTGCAGAAGACATGGCAGGAGCGATATTGAGCTTTCCTGCAATTCAATTTGGTGAGACAGGTGATAATGCTCTTTA
This Caldicellulosiruptor changbaiensis DNA region includes the following protein-coding sequences:
- a CDS encoding chemotaxis protein CheC is translated as MNFSSNEINEMYLDVLRELGNIGTGNAISALAMMIGRRIDMKVPVVKMVDLKEVPEILGGAEIPVVGILLNVEGDIDGFIMLVMSQASAHILVNMLLGTSLNGYSEFTDIEKSALTEIGNILAGAYLTALASLTGFKMIQSVPQLAEDMAGAILSFPAIQFGETGDNALYIETEIFESSSRIVADFFLIPTIESYQKMLKALGVA